In Nicotiana tabacum cultivar K326 chromosome 21, ASM71507v2, whole genome shotgun sequence, one DNA window encodes the following:
- the LOC107794718 gene encoding protein VACUOLELESS GAMETOPHYTES-like — protein MGRVKLNNDPTPILRHFSHPHELELCTQLQDLSPCSGCRLPPLGQMYICNPCNFTLHLSCAKFPQLITHPSHPNHPLNLLPTSKYPGGRFNCDACNHRGDGFSYHCGNCEFDLHVICATRPFKITHQLHQCLLELTFKNPYTGAKGFSCDVCRKIGTKQWLYRCPACEFDVHLDCSTAAPIQVVQAPASQLTALQHHHSFPGATNQFQQPTMGTQAMPNQYMQAPLGVGQVRPNQLFHSASTSAIPQQQFQQVPIMQGQVRPNQYMQPPGANNGFGNGLVNAAIQGLVEGAALQVGQTFMQGIIGGGNNGDGNEGSSILGSIFGDSSDTQY, from the coding sequence ATGGGAAGGGTGAAATTGAACAATGATCCAACTCCAATCCTCAGACACTTCAGTCATCCACATGAATTAGAGCTATGCACCCAACTCCAAGATCTAAGCCCTTGTTCAGGATGCAGACTTCCACCATTAGGCCAAATGTACATATGCAACCCTTGCAACTTTACTCTTCATTTGAGCTGTGCTAAATTCCCACAGTTGATTACTCACCCCTCACATCCCAACCACCCTCTTAACCTCCTCCCCACGTCCAAGTACCCCGGCGGCAGATTCAACTGTGATGCCTGCAACCATCGTGGAGACGGATTCAGCTACCACTGTGGTAACTGTGAGTTTGATCTTCATGTGATCTGTGCAACTAGACCATTCAAAATCACACACCAATTGCACCAATGCTTGCTGGAACTCaccttcaaaaatccttatactgGTGCCAAAGGCTTCTCTTGTGATGTATGCCGCAAGATTGGAACAAAGCAGTGGCTTTATAGATGCCCCGCTTGTGAGTTTGATGTTCATTTAGATTGTTCAACTGCTGCCCCTATACAGGTAGTTCAAGCACCCGCTTCACAGCTAACTGCCCTCCAGCACCACCATTCATTCCCGGGAGCGACTAACCAATTCCAGCAGCCAACTATGGGTACACAAGCAATGCCAAATCAATATATGCAGGCTCCTTTGGGTGTAGGCCAAGTGAGGCCAAACCAGTTGTTTCATAGTGCTAGTACAAGTGCAATTCCCCAGCAACAGTTCCAGCAGGTTCCTATAATGCAAGGACAAGTAAGGCCAAACCAGTATATGCAGCCTCCAGGGGCAAACAATGGTTTCGGGAATGGTTTGGTGAATGCAGCAATTCAAGGACTTGTAGAAGGTGCTGCACTGCAAGTTGGTCAAACTTTCATGCAGGGAATCATAGGCGGCGGTAATAATGGTGATGGAAATGAGGGATCTTCAATCCTGGGAAGCATTTTTGGTGACTCGTCCGACACACAATACTAG
- the LOC107794717 gene encoding large ribosomal subunit protein uL29c — MMSLSIASPCGATFIPKINLSKSSFHGIRIAQASPARALSASTIRTTHSCSSLMVKMAKREEELKEIRTKTTEELQEEVVDLKGELFMLRLQRSARNEFKSSEFLRMRKRIARMLTVKRERELEEGINKRISRKLDRKWKKSIIPRPPPSLKKLQEEEAAAEAKESA, encoded by the exons ATGATGAGCCTCTCCATAGCCTCGCCTTGTGGTGCTACCTTCATTCCGAAAATTAACCTCTCCAAGTCCTCCTTCCATggcattcgaattgctcaagCCTCTCCGGCGCGTGCACTAAGCGCGTCCACAATCAGGACCACTCACTCTTGTTCGTCTTTGATGGTGAAAATGGCAAAGAGGGAAGAGGAATTGAAGGAAATTAGAACTAAAACTACTGAAGAGCTTCAGGAAGAGGTTGTAGACCTCAAAGGAGAGCTCTTCATGCTTCGTCTTCAGAGGTCGGCCAGAAATGAGTTTAAGTCCAGCGAGTTTCTTCGAATGCGCAAAAGG ATTGCTAGGATGCTTACGGTTAAACGGGAGAGAGAGCTTGAAGAAGGGATTAACAAGAGGATATCCAGGAAGCTTGACCGGAAATGGAAGAAAAGCATTATCCCTAGACCACCCCCCTCTTTGAAGAAGCTACAAGAGGAGGAGGCAGCAGCAGAAGCTAAGGAATCTGCCTGA
- the LOC142175190 gene encoding uncharacterized protein LOC142175190, translating to MAAPPDAQEGQSIVRAPLFNEKYYGWWKERMCDFLEGENLELWDIVEKGPKIPILFDDKGVPTGPKPREKYSEEVVKGIQKNAKAKKILICAIGPDEYNKISACRDAKAIWDVQQFAHEGTSQVKQLKIDVLTRQYKLFKIKDGKTILEMHTRLTAIINELISLGEVISRNQNMRKTLSILPSSRDNKKAIRKGGFLKKGSSSKPKNVEKNNNNNSDDGCYKCGKKDQFINDCPLWELEWKKNNFDKEKQQNKDGVPRRRMTNKEMDKIMKKKMAAIQSSSIDKTDDDDVSEDEDQSLMAKEHSDSESEYILALMGNSDSDADEEEEPEQLISEYASLRLEHKDLEISRENLDVIVVDLKDQILVLEDEKAVLETENNRLLSAPNKGNELATNIQKKLESELKETNNKLLAESEKARILQENLDKAKFELEKNLFIWNIFLASKDETFDMFVTFVKKLQRKMNNHVVSIRSDRGTKFENANFLEFCNKNGIDHNFSAPKTPQQNSIVGKNKTLEDMARTMLISSGIPKTFWAEAVNNAYYIINRCMIRTIIEKNPYELLKGRKSNVTHLRTFRSKCFVHNNGKEALGKFDAKSDECIFLGYSPQSKVYKVYNKITKCVKESIHVIFDESNLLDEKGTQVVDDGEFGPAENHEE from the exons ATGGCTGCACCACCAGATGCTCAAGAAGGACAATCAATCGTTAGGGCACCATTGTTCAATGAAAAATACTATGGATGGTGGAAGGAAAGGATGTGTGATTTCTTGGAAGGAGAAAACCTGGAACTCTGGGATATCGTTGAAAAGGGACCAAAAATTCCAATATTATTTGATGACAAGGGTGTCCCTACTGGACCAAAGCCAAGAGAAAAATACTCTGAGGAAGTTGTCAAAGGAATTCAAAAGAATGCCAAAGCTAAGAAGATCTTAATTTGTGCAATTGGCCCTGATGAATACAACAAAATATCTGCATGCAGAGATGCAAAAGCTATATGGGACGTCCAACAGTTTGCTCATGAAGGGACCTCTCAAGTGAAGCAGTTAAAGATTGACGTGCTAACTAGGCAATATAAACTGTTCAAGATTAAAGATGGGAAAACTATCCTAGAGATGCATACCAGACTCACTGCCATTATCAACGAATTAATATCTCTTGGAGAAGTGATTTCCCGCAACCAAAATATGAGAAAAACTCTGAGCATACTACCTTCTTCACGAGACAACAAA AAAGCAATAAGGAAAGGTGGTTTCTTGAAAAAGGGTAGCTCATCAAAACCAAAAAATGTGGAgaagaacaataataataatagtgatgatggctgctacaagtgtggaaagaAAGACCAGTTCATCAACGACTGTCCTCTATGGGAACTTGAGTGGAAAAAGAATAATTTCGATAAGGAAAAGCAACAGAATAAAGATGGGGTTCCTAGACGAAGAATGACAAATAAGGAAATGgacaaaattatgaaaaagaaaatgGCTGCCATCCAGTCATCCTCAATTGATAAGACTGATGACGATGATGTAAGTGAAGATGAGGATCAGTCACTAATGGCCAAAGAGCATAGTGATTCAGAATCAGAATATATTTTGGCATTGATGGGAAATTCAGACTCTGACGCTGATGAGGAAGAAGAACCTGAG CAATTGATATCTGAGTATGCATCACTTAGACTTGAACACAAAGATTTAGAAATAAGTAGAGAAAATCTTGATGTCATTGTAGTGGATCTCAAGGACCAGATTCTTGTGTTAGAAGATGAAAAGGCTGTCTTAGAAACTGAAAATAATAGATTGCTTAGTGCACCAAATAAAGGTAATGAGCTAGCCACTAACATTCAGAAGAAACTAGAAAGTGAACTAAAAGAAACCAATAACAAACTTCTAGCTGAATCTGAAAAGGCTAGGATACTTCAAGAAAATCTAGATAAGGCTAAGTTTGAATTAGAAAAGAACTT atttatATGGAATATATTtcttgcaagtaaagatgaaactTTCGATATGTTTGTTACTTTTGTGAAGAAACTGCAAAGAAAGATGAACAATCATGTAGTTAGCATTAGATCTGACCGTGGAactaaatttgaaaatgctaactTCCTTGAATTCTGCAATAAAAATGGTATTGATCATAATTTCTCTGCCCCTAAAACACCACAACAAAATAGTATTGTTGGGAAAAATAAAACTCTAGAGGACATGGCCAGAACCATGTTAATTAGTAGTGGTATTCCTAAGACCTTCTGGGCTGAAGCTGTAAACAATGCATATTATATTATAAATAGATGCATGATTAGGACAATAATTGAGAAGAACCCCTATGAGTTACTAAAAGGCAGAAAATCAAATGTAACACACCTAAGAACCTTTAGAAGCAAGTGTTTTGTACATAATAATGGGAAAGAGGCTCTAGGAAAGTTTGATGCTAAGAGTGATGAGTGTATCTTCCTGGGTTATTCACCACAAAGTAAGGTCTATAAGGtttataacaaaataacaaaatgcGTTAAAGAAAGCATTCATGTTATCTTTGATGAATCTAACCTTTTGGATGAGAAAGGTACACaagttgttgatgatggtgagttTGGCCCAGCTGAAAATCATGAGGAGTAA
- the LOC142175191 gene encoding secreted RxLR effector protein 161-like → MDNAKIIDTPVATTIRLDVDESGTLVDEKKYRGMIGSLLYLTAGRPDIMYSVGMCTRFQSSPKESHLKAVKRILRYLKGTQDLVLWYPIGDSYELIGYADADYTGYLVDMKSTSGMARFHGSCLISWASKKQNFVALSTNEAEYVAVASLSRLKTHYRL, encoded by the coding sequence ATGGACAATGCTAAAATAATTGATACTCCTGTTGCTACTACAATCAGATTGGATGTAGATGAATCAGGTACTCTTGTTGATGAAAAGAAGTACAGAGGTATGATAGGTTCCCTACTCTACTTGACCGCAGGTAGACCTGACATTATGTACAGTGTGGGGATGTGTACAAGGTTCCAATCTAGTCCAAAAGAATCACATTTGAAGGCCGTTAAAAGAATTTTAAGATATCTTAAGGGCACTCAAGACCTAGTTCTTTGGTATCCCATAGGAGACTCCTACGAATTGATTGGTTATGCTGATGCTGACTACACTGGATACCTGGTAGATATGAAAAGCACATCAGGAATGGCTCGCTTTCATGGATCATGTCTAATTTCATGGGCATCCAAGAAACAAAATTTTGTAGCCTTATCAACTAATGAAGCTGAGTATGTAGCTGTTGCAtcattgtcacgactcaaaacccACTATAGGCTGTGA